In Pseudomonadota bacterium, a genomic segment contains:
- a CDS encoding dodecin family protein, with amino-acid sequence MIGTEEGSVYKMIEVVGVSSTSWEDAATNAIRTTSKSIHDLRIAKVLEQDIVIEEGKPTRYRAKLSISFKYHGDK; translated from the coding sequence ATGATAGGTACAGAAGAGGGAAGTGTTTATAAAATGATCGAAGTGGTAGGTGTAAGCTCAACTTCATGGGAAGATGCTGCGACGAACGCCATTAGAACCACCAGCAAATCAATTCATGATTTACGTATTGCTAAGGTACTTGAGCAGGATATCGTAATAGAAGAGGGCAAACCGACAAGATACCGCGCAAAACTTAGTATCTCATTCAAGTATCATGGGGACAAATAA